In Saccharomonospora marina XMU15, one genomic interval encodes:
- a CDS encoding glycosyltransferase family 4 protein, with translation MRIALLSYRSKPHCGGQGVYVRQLSRGLAELGHEVEVFSGQPYPELDSTVKLTEVPSLDLYREPDPFRTPRPGEFRDLLDVLEVATMWTAGFPEPLTFSIRAARLLRKRARDFDVVHDNQSLGYGLLRLRAAGLPLVATVHHPITRDRVADLAAAKWWRKPAVRRWYGFVRMQARVARRIPELITVSSASSADISEDFGVPPERIRTIPLGVDTELFKPAEPPRVEGRIVAVASADVPLKGVRHLLEAVAKLRTERKVELVLVTRLTAGGPTQRLIEQLGIRDIVRTVTGIDDAELAALLASAQAACVPSLYEGFSLPTVEAMACATPLVVSRAGALPEVVGPDGQCAHLVPPGDAQALAQRLAGLLDDAGQRRRLGEAGRRRAVERYSWRSVAESTVDCYIDSIERMRREGA, from the coding sequence GTGCGAATCGCGCTGCTTTCCTACCGGAGCAAACCGCACTGCGGCGGGCAGGGAGTCTACGTCCGGCAGCTCAGCAGGGGCCTTGCCGAGTTGGGGCACGAGGTGGAGGTCTTCTCCGGCCAGCCTTATCCCGAGCTCGATTCCACGGTGAAGCTCACCGAGGTGCCGAGCCTGGATCTCTATCGTGAACCCGATCCGTTCCGCACTCCGCGACCCGGCGAGTTTCGTGACCTGCTTGATGTGCTGGAGGTCGCCACGATGTGGACGGCGGGTTTTCCCGAGCCGCTCACCTTCAGCATTCGCGCGGCGCGATTGCTCCGTAAGCGAGCGCGGGACTTCGACGTCGTCCACGACAATCAGAGCCTCGGCTACGGGTTGCTGCGGTTGCGCGCGGCGGGCCTGCCGTTGGTGGCGACCGTGCACCACCCGATCACCAGGGACCGTGTGGCCGACCTCGCCGCCGCGAAGTGGTGGCGCAAGCCCGCGGTGAGGCGCTGGTACGGCTTCGTCCGGATGCAGGCGAGAGTCGCGCGCCGGATTCCCGAGTTGATCACCGTGTCCTCGGCCTCCAGCGCCGACATCAGCGAGGACTTTGGGGTGCCGCCCGAGCGGATTCGCACCATTCCGCTGGGCGTCGACACCGAACTGTTCAAACCCGCCGAGCCGCCGAGGGTCGAGGGTCGCATCGTCGCGGTGGCCAGTGCCGACGTGCCGTTGAAGGGCGTACGCCACCTGCTCGAGGCCGTCGCGAAGCTGCGCACCGAGCGCAAGGTCGAACTGGTGCTCGTCACGAGATTGACAGCGGGCGGGCCGACGCAGCGGCTGATCGAGCAACTCGGGATCCGCGACATCGTGCGCACCGTCACCGGAATCGACGATGCCGAACTGGCCGCGCTGCTGGCATCCGCGCAGGCCGCCTGCGTCCCTTCGCTGTACGAGGGCTTCTCGCTGCCGACGGTGGAAGCGATGGCCTGCGCCACGCCGCTGGTGGTGAGCAGGGCAGGCGCGTTGCCCGAGGTGGTCGGGCCGGACGGGCAGTGCGCACACCTTGTGCCGCCCGGAGACGCTCAGGCGCTTGCGCAGCGACTCGCGGGGCTGCTCGACGACGCGGGGCAGCGC
- a CDS encoding MCE family protein: MTLTGKNKLLLVAFAIISVLAVGYAGAQYAGLDRLLGSRGYLVRVELASSGGIFANAEVTYRGVTVGKVRQLHLTDDGVTLDLDIGEDSPRIPADTDAVVANRSAVGEQYVDLRPRTGSGPYLREGSVITQDRTQTPVMPEQLLANLYDLVSSVDPESLGTVVDETYDAFAGAGPDLRRLLDSGSAFTEAAQRNLPQTKSLLANGRVVLDTQRDNGGRIRSIAQGLNDIAAELKQADPDLRTVIDEAPLLSAEVDEFLADSGTSASVVLANLLTTTQIATVRTDAVEQMMVALPVVSAFSKSVSSNGEGHIGFVVNFFNPPSCTKGYEGTQRRPANDTAEIPPNTEAYCAEPPGSPISVRGSQNAPYGGKPVEVPEPDQDAGEDGRPESRRSLPGLLETAPGSSERVGLDTLLGTGG, from the coding sequence ATGACACTGACCGGTAAGAACAAGCTGCTGCTGGTCGCCTTCGCGATCATCTCCGTGCTGGCGGTCGGCTACGCGGGCGCGCAGTACGCCGGTCTCGACCGCCTCCTCGGCAGCCGGGGCTACCTGGTGCGGGTGGAGCTGGCATCGTCGGGGGGAATCTTCGCCAACGCCGAGGTGACCTACCGTGGCGTGACCGTCGGCAAGGTCAGGCAGCTACACCTCACCGACGACGGCGTGACGCTGGATCTGGACATCGGCGAGGACAGTCCTCGGATACCGGCGGACACCGACGCGGTCGTGGCCAACCGCTCCGCGGTCGGGGAGCAGTACGTCGATCTGCGGCCACGTACCGGCAGCGGGCCCTACCTGCGGGAAGGCTCGGTGATCACCCAGGACCGCACCCAGACCCCGGTGATGCCCGAGCAGTTGCTGGCCAACCTGTACGACCTGGTGTCCAGTGTGGACCCGGAATCGCTCGGCACCGTGGTGGACGAGACCTACGACGCATTCGCCGGCGCCGGACCCGACCTGCGGCGGCTGCTCGACTCCGGCAGCGCGTTCACCGAGGCGGCGCAGCGCAACCTGCCACAGACCAAGAGCCTGCTCGCGAACGGCCGAGTCGTGCTGGACACCCAGCGGGACAACGGCGGTCGAATCCGTTCGATCGCGCAGGGCCTGAACGACATCGCGGCCGAGTTGAAGCAGGCCGACCCGGATCTGCGGACCGTCATCGACGAGGCCCCGCTGCTCTCGGCGGAGGTCGACGAGTTCCTCGCCGACTCAGGCACGAGCGCGAGCGTGGTGCTGGCGAACCTGCTGACCACCACTCAGATCGCCACCGTCCGGACCGACGCCGTCGAGCAGATGATGGTCGCGCTTCCCGTTGTGAGCGCGTTCTCCAAGTCGGTGTCCTCCAACGGAGAGGGACACATCGGGTTCGTGGTGAACTTCTTCAACCCGCCCTCGTGCACCAAGGGCTACGAAGGCACGCAGCGCAGGCCTGCCAACGATACCGCCGAGATCCCTCCCAACACCGAGGCGTACTGCGCGGAGCCGCCCGGCAGCCCGATCTCGGTGCGTGGCTCGCAGAACGCGCCCTACGGCGGGAAACCGGTCGAGGTCCCTGAGCCGGATCAGGACGCGGGCGAGGACGGACGCCCCGAGTCGCGGCGATCACTTCCCGGGCTGCTCGAAACGGCACCAGGGTCGAGCGAGCGCGTCGGGCTCGACACGTTGCTCGGAACCGGAGGGTGA